The nucleotide window TTCGAGACCCAGGCGCAGTACTTCGGCACCGAGATCATCAACGTCGAGAGCGCGGGCAAGAATCCCGACCAGGCCTGGGAAGACGCGGTGAATCAGACCAACAAGACTCTGCGGAAGCGAGGGATCGACGTATGACAGCCACGAATCCCGCGGTCTCGACCACGACTCCCGCGATCAAACCCACCACGGCACCGGCCGGCCGGCCACGGAATCCGTTGAAGCGGTTCTGGCCGCAGTACGTGTCGGTGGCCCCGTTCTACATCCTCTTCCTGGTGTTCGGGCTGTTCCCGTTGGTGTTCTCGATCTATCTGTCGTTCACCAACTGGGACGGGATGGGCAAGCGGACCTTCGTCGGACTGGCCCAGTATCGCTATCTGATCACCGATGCGCGGTTCTGGAACGCGGTCGGCAACACGTTCATCATCTGGTTCATGTCGACGATCCCGATGTTGTTCTTCGCGTTGATCATCGCCTTCCTGCTGCATCAGAACATCCGGTTCAAGGGCTTCTACCGGGTCGCCTACTTCATCCCGAACGTGACCAGCATGGTCGCGATGGCGATCGTCTTCGGCTCGGTCTTCTCCAACAGCTTCGGCTTGATCAACTCCGCCCTGCAGGCCATCGGCGCCGCCCAGATCCCCTGGCTGTCCAGCCCGTGGGGGATCAAGTTCACCATCGCCATGATGGTGATCTGGCGCTGGACCGGTTACAACGCGATCTTGTATCTGGCCGGACTGCAGGCCATCCCCACCGAACTGTACGAATCCGCAAGAGTCGACGGCGCCGGCACCTGGAGCATCTTCGGCCGGATCACCGTGCCGATGCTGCGGCCGGTGATCTTGTTCACCGTGATCACCTCCACCATCGGCGGCCTGAGCTTGTTCACCGAACCTCAGGTCCTGCTCGGCAACTCTGGCGGCCCCGGTGAGGCCGGCATGACGATCGTGCTGTACCAGTACAACCAGGCCTTCACCCAGTTCGACTTCGGCTACGGCTCGGCGATCGCCTGGGCCCTGTTCATCATCGCCGCGATCTTTGCCATCATCAACTGGCGCCTGGTCTCCGAACGCGACACCGACGGCAACACGAAACGACGGATCCGCCGTCGGCGGGAGGTAGCCCGATGACTGCAACGCTGGATGTCGGCTCGGCCCGATTGGGCGATCCGACCGGCAAATCGACCAACGCCGCGGCCCGACGCAAGACGCTGGTGACACGGATCGTCACCCACATCTGCATCATCATCGGCGTGATCTTCTCGCTGTTCCCGTTCTACTGGCTGCTGGTGATGTCCACCCACACCACCGCCGAGATCTTCGGCTACCCGCCGAAACTGTGGGTCGGGTCCAGCTTCGCCGAGAACGTGAAGGGCGTGATCGACAACGTCGACCTGTTCCGGGCCCTGCTGAACACCTTTCTGATCTCGGCCGCGGTCGCGATCCTGGTGATGTTCTTCGACTCCCTGGCCGCCTACTCCTTCGCCAAGTACAACTTCCCGGCCAAGAACATCCTGTTCACCATCTTGATGGCAACGTTCCTGGTCCCCGGCAGCCTGTCCTTGGTGCCCAGCTTCGTGCTGATGAGCTGGCTGGGCTGGATCGGCAGCTTCGCCGCCCTGATCGTGCCCGGCGCCGCCAACGCGTTCGGCATCTTCCTGCTCAGACAGTTCGCCCAGTCCTCCATCCCCAACGAACTGGTCGAATCAGCACGCGTCGACGGTGCCGGCTTCTTCCGTACCTGGTGGAGCATCGGTGTACCGATGATGCGCGGCGGCATTGCCTTCCTCGGCATCTTCACCTTCATCGGCACCTGGAACGACTACGTCTGGCCACTGATCGTGCTGGTCAACCCGCAACGCCAGACCCTGCAGGTCGCCCTGTCCACCCTCAACTCCATCTACGCGACCGACTACGGCATGGTGATGGCCGGCGCCGTAATCAGCGTCGTACCGCTGATCGGCATCTTCATCATCGGCTCCCGCCACTTCATCGCCAACATCGCCGCCGGCGCCCTGAAGGGGTAGCTGTCAGCAGGCCCTGAGCCTGTCGAAGACCACCATCACAACCCCAAGGGTCCTGAGCCTGTCGAAGAAGGACCGGTATCACGCGCCGGTTCACGACCCTTCGACAAGCTCAGGGCCCTTTCAACGAGCTCAGGCCCTTTGGCGCTTGGCGGTGACTGAGGGTTCCGAACCTCGGTGCACCTTGCGTAAACATGCAGTGAGTGCAACGATCGTCCGTGCGTCGCGTTTCGGGGGCGGCGCACTCATCGACGACGTTGGGGTCTTCGCTATGAGTACGACGACGCGTGCACCGGCACAACTTGATCAACACCATCCGTCCGATCTGACGCACCAGCAGATCATGGTCGTCTTCGGCGGGTTGATGCTGTGCATGTTGCTGGCGGCGTTGGATCAGACCATCGTCAACACGGCGATGCCGACCATCGCCGGCGATCTGCACGGGCTGAACAAGATCAGTTGGGTGCTGACCTCGTACCTGCTCGCCTCCACCGTGGTGCTGTTGATCTACGGCAAGCTCGGCGATCAGTTCGGTCGCAAGGGCCTGTTCATGTTCGCGATCACGGTCTTCCTGATCGGCTCGATCCTGTCAGGGATCTCCCAGAGCATGAACCAGTTGATCGCTTTCCGTGCCCTGCAAGGGATCGGCGGCGGTGGTCTGATGATCGGCGCCCAGGCGATCATCGGCGACGTGGTCTCTCCCCGCGAGCGCGGGAAGTACATGGGGATGATCGGTGCGGTGTTCGGCGTCGCCACCGTGATCGGACCGTTGCTCGGCGGATTC belongs to Microlunatus elymi and includes:
- a CDS encoding carbohydrate ABC transporter permease produces the protein MTATNPAVSTTTPAIKPTTAPAGRPRNPLKRFWPQYVSVAPFYILFLVFGLFPLVFSIYLSFTNWDGMGKRTFVGLAQYRYLITDARFWNAVGNTFIIWFMSTIPMLFFALIIAFLLHQNIRFKGFYRVAYFIPNVTSMVAMAIVFGSVFSNSFGLINSALQAIGAAQIPWLSSPWGIKFTIAMMVIWRWTGYNAILYLAGLQAIPTELYESARVDGAGTWSIFGRITVPMLRPVILFTVITSTIGGLSLFTEPQVLLGNSGGPGEAGMTIVLYQYNQAFTQFDFGYGSAIAWALFIIAAIFAIINWRLVSERDTDGNTKRRIRRRREVAR
- a CDS encoding carbohydrate ABC transporter permease, producing the protein MTATLDVGSARLGDPTGKSTNAAARRKTLVTRIVTHICIIIGVIFSLFPFYWLLVMSTHTTAEIFGYPPKLWVGSSFAENVKGVIDNVDLFRALLNTFLISAAVAILVMFFDSLAAYSFAKYNFPAKNILFTILMATFLVPGSLSLVPSFVLMSWLGWIGSFAALIVPGAANAFGIFLLRQFAQSSIPNELVESARVDGAGFFRTWWSIGVPMMRGGIAFLGIFTFIGTWNDYVWPLIVLVNPQRQTLQVALSTLNSIYATDYGMVMAGAVISVVPLIGIFIIGSRHFIANIAAGALKG